From Halichoerus grypus chromosome 6, mHalGry1.hap1.1, whole genome shotgun sequence, one genomic window encodes:
- the FBXL16 gene encoding F-box/LRR-repeat protein 16, which yields MSSPGVDGDPKPPCLPRNGLVKLPGQPNGLGAASITKGTPAAKNRPCQPPPPPTLPPPSLAAPLPRAALAGGLCPPAGLPLGGPASAPVPGPPVERPPLATDEKILNGLFWYFSACEKCVLAQVCKAWRRVLYQPKFWAGLTPVLHAKELYNVLPGGEKEFVNLQGFAARGFEGFCLVGVSDLDICEFIDNYALSKKGVKAMSLKRSTITDAGLEVMLEQMQGVVRLELSGCNDFTEAGLWSSLSARITSLSVSDCINVADDAIAAISQLLPNLAELSLQAYHVTDTALAYFTARQGHSTHTLRLLSCWEITNHGVVNVVHSLPNLTALSLSGCSKVTDDGVELVAENLRKLRSLDLSWCPRITDMALEYVACDLHRLEELVLDRCVRITDTGLSYLSTMSSLRSLYLRWCCQVQDFGLKHLLAMRSLRLLSLAGCPLLTTTGLSGLVQLQELEELELTNCPGATPELFKYFSQHLPRCLVIE from the exons ATGTCGAGCCCGGGTGTGGACGGCGACCCCAAGCCTCCATGCTTGCCTCGCAATGGCCTTGTGAAGCTGCCAGGCCAGCCCAACGGCCTGGGTGCAGCCAGTATCACCAAGGGCACGCCAGCTGCCAAGAACCGCCCCTGCCAaccacctcccccacccactctcccACCACCCAGCCTGGCTGCCCCACTGCCACGGGCTGCCCTGGCTGGGGGCCTGTGCCCCCCAGCAGGGCTCCCCCTTGGTGGACCAGCCTCAGCCCCAGTTCCCGGGCCCCCAGTGGAGCGGCCACCACTGGCCACAGACGAAAAGATCCTCAATGGCCTCTTCTGGTACTTCTCAGCCTGTGAGAAGTGCGTGTTGGCCCAAGTGTGCAAGGCCTGGCGGCGTGTGCTCTACCAGCCCAAATTCTGGGCAGGCCTCACACCTGTGCTGCACGCCAAGGAGCTCTACAATGTGCTGCCTGGTGGCGAGAAGGAGTTTGTGAACCTGCAGGGCTTCGCTGCGCGGGGCTTTGAGGGTTTCTGCCTGGTTGGCGTCTCCGACCTGGACATCTGTGAGTTCATCGACAACTACGCCCTCTCTAAGAAGGGTGTCAAGGCCATGAGCCTCAAGCGCTCCACCATCACGGATGCTGGCCTGGAG GTGATGCTGGAGCAGATGCAGGGCGTCGTGCGCCTCGAGCTGTCGGGCTGCAACGACTTCACCGAGGCGGGGCTGTGGTCCAGCCTGAGCGCGCGCATCACTTCGCTGAGCGTCAGCGACTGCATCAACGTGGCCGACGACGCCATTGCGGCCATCTCGCAGCTGCTGCCCAACCTGGCCGAGCTGAGCTTGCAGGCCTACCACGTGACGGACACGGCGCTGGCCTACTTCACAGCACGCCAGGGCCACAGCACGCACACCCTGCGCCTGCTCTCCTGCTGGGAGATCACCAACCACGGCGTGGTCAACGTGGTGCACAGCCTGCCCAACCTCACAGCGCTCAGCCTCTCCGGCTGCTCCAAGGTCACCGACGACGGTGTCGAGCTCGTGGCGGAAAACCTGCGCAAGCTGCGCAGCCTCGACCTTTCGTGGTGCCCGCGCATCACCGACATGGCGCTCGAGTACGTGGCCTGCGACCTGCACCGCCTGGAGGAGCTGGTGCTGGACAG GTGTGTACGCATCACGGATACTGGCCTCAGCTATTTGTCCACCATGTCCTCCCTCCGCAGCCTCTACCTGCGATGGTGCTGCCAG GTGCAGGACTTCGGGCTGAAGCACCTCCTGGCCATGAGGAGTCTGCGTCTCTTGTCTCTGGCAG GCTGCCCGCTGCTGACCACCACGGGGCTGTCTGGCCTGGTGCAGCTGCAGGAGCTGGAGGAGCTGGAGCTGACCAACTGCCCCGGGGCCACCCCCGAGCTCTTCAAGTACTTCTCGCAGCACCTGCCCCGCTGTCTCGTCATCGAGTAG